In the genome of Penaeus vannamei isolate JL-2024 chromosome 26, ASM4276789v1, whole genome shotgun sequence, one region contains:
- the Mon1 gene encoding vacuolar fusion protein MON1 homolog: MAECASEPKPGVPHTKLASSDVVGVELKDDTPGVSGEVMLVNTDSFEECNHDLDTQFSGGEDAPDSPIRKVQEEQESELVGGMGSVAMTEEEEKTPSEDTTTTETEPGDDDDGEDSQDEEYLESLEWIQQEKHVFILSESGKPIYTRHGKEDRLVTLFGLMQALVSFVADCDDVIRCIISGNHKFVFLVKSPLILVAVSHTVASVPQLIMQLTYVHNQIVSVLTGSALTRMFEKRRNYDFRHLLGGTERLLDNLLNLLDCHPSFLLGAVQSLPLATSVRDTITQTIIQYCSKIKNLVFGLIISQNQLISLVRMKKYLLHPADLHLLFNLVNATESLKTSENWMPICLPKFDPNGYLFGHISYLADDCEACLLLLTVDREQFFTLSEAKQKIVDRLRRHHCLEGINTAIRTSAYTVKAVGAPELRHFLYKSKTTAQYTCPEYTAPYHTEEEQKRLFGMYQLLHHRVHSAARPLKMVYMVMDTETLVGWVTKEFELYAALEPLVTKSNAILFVNKLLRWIKNDENKLFILSSPTF, encoded by the exons ATGGCGGAGTGTGCGAGTGAGCCGAAACCCGGAGTTCCTCACACCAAACTAGCTTCTTCAGATGTCGTGGGGGTCGAGCTGAAGGATGACACTCCGGGGGTCAGCGGGGAGGTCATGCTGGTCAACACAGACAGCTTCGAGGAGTGCAACCATGACCTGGACACGCAGTTCAGCGGCGGGGAGGACGCCCCCGACTCTCCCATTAGGAAGGTGCAGGAGgagcag GAGAGTGAGCTTGTTGGGGGCATGGGCAGTGTTGCaatgacagaagaagaagagaagacccCCTCAGAGGACACCACCACCACAGAAACGGAGCCGGgggacgatgacgatggtgaagacTCCCAGGATGAGGAGTATCTGGAGAGCCTGGAGTGGATTCAGCAGGAGAAGCATGTGTTCATTCTGAGCGAGTCGGGGAAACCTATATACACAAG ACATGGAAAGGAAGACAGACTTGTGACCCTATTCGGCCTTATGCAGGCGCTGGTGTCATTTGTAGCAGATTGCGATGATGTTATAAGATGCATCATATCTGGCAACCACAAATTTGTATTTCTCGTTAAGTCACCTTTGATCCTAGTTGCTGTGTCACACACTGTTGCCAGTGTTCCACAGCTTATTATGCAGCTTAC CTATGTTCACAACCAGATTGTCAGCGTCCTCACTGGATCTGCCCTCACTAGAATGTTTGAAAAACGACGCAACTACGATTTCCGTCATTTACTGGGAGGAACGGAACGGTTGTTGGACAACCTCCTGAATCTCCTGGActgccatccttccttcctcttgggAGCCGTTCAGAGTTTACCTCTTGCCACATCCGTCAGGGACACAATCACTCAGACTATCATTCAGTATTGTTCAAAGATTAAG AATTTAGTATTTGGCTTAATCATCAGCCAGAACCAGTTGATATCCCTAGTCCGCATGAAGAAGTACCTCCTTCACCCGGCAGATCTTCACCTCCTTTTCAATCTTGTCAATGCTACAGAATCTTTAAAAACAAGTGAAAACTGGATGCCTATTTGTCTTCCAAAGTTTGACCCAAA TGGATACCTGTTTGGCCACATATCATATTTGGCAGATGACTGTGAAGCCTGTCTCTTGTTGCTCACAGTAGACAGAGAACAGTTCTTCACACTCTCAGAGGCAAAGCAGAAGATAGTAGAT CGATTGAGAAGACATCATTGTTTAGAAGGAATAAACACGGCAATCCGCACATCTGCGTACACAGTAAAAGCTGTAGGAGCCCCAGAGTTAAGACATTTTTTGTACAAATCTAAAACAACAGCTCAGTACACTTGTCCAGAGTATACAGCTCc GTATCACACAGAGGAAGAGCAGAAGCGCTTGTTTGGCATGTACCAACTCCTACACCACCGCGTGCACTCTGCAGCCCGCCCTCTCAAGATGGTCTACATGGTAATGGACACAGAAACACTGGTTGGATGG GTAACAAAGGAGTTTGAACTGTATGCCGCACTGGAACCTCTAGTCACCAAGAGTAATGCAATTTTATTCGTCAACAAACTACTACGATGGAtcaaaaatgatgaaaacaaactATTCATATTAAGTTCCCCCACATTTTAG
- the LOC113822460 gene encoding FERRY endosomal RAB5 effector complex subunit 3, whose translation MVAATRNEDCICEVSIGTEPRVLTVRVPVSIPTSVCPVELAHRLIQHHNLPIYLHNELSEKLKIAIQDKTEEHYRQQDKRVIQSLQEGKINIKDVAAAWANKYAQVNKRQEDEGCENEMLATMYHSLVHSPAAANLIGLEHSFSNAMSSLVSQREHALKEISERQTREMSETVSAVGVHFTDDDVNNLAARHLEDSQLMEVQWDSTISVLKEDQERDFKNFVMESFAGREITTPVTPKDFILGSDTVMTEATEPTQEESFTIHLGAQMKQMHNLRLLSADVLQLCKYQSHDASAIPPQRIQTSMSLYSHNLNGLVLLVDDRINTYTGIKREFGRVCGRTTELHFPDLEDQLEATRDLVPQVVQWRRDHPPPQYDCDEEAAPPPPVPQHLKAGDFYITRHSNLADVHVVFHMIVDDSLRSGDINSRHPVILGLRNVLKIACLGDITTLTIPLLLTNSMSEEMTMSWCQKRAELVYKCIKGFMMEMASWGGAEMKNMQFLVPKGISEDLFQHLAAMLPNIFRVSNPLVVKSS comes from the exons ATGGTGGCTGCCACACGTAATGAGGATTGTATATGTGAGGTATCCATAGGAACAGAGCCTCGGGTTCTAACTGTGCGCGTCCCTGTGTCAATACCCACAAGTGTGTGCCCTGTTGAATTGGCTCACCGTCTCATTCAGCACCACAACCTTCCTATCTATTTACACAATG AACTAAGTGAGAAGCTGAAAATTGCCATCCAGGACAAAACAGAGGAGCACTACAGACAGCAAGATAAGCGTGTTATACAATCACTCCAAGAGGGAAAAATCAACATTAAGGATGTGGCTGCTGCTTGGGCTAATAAATATGCACAG GTTAACAAGAGGCAAGAAGATGAGGGCTGTGAGAATGAGATGTTGGCAACCATGTACCATTCCCTCGTGCACTCGCCAGCAGCAGCAAATCTGATTGGCTTGGAGCATTCCTTCTCTAATGCCATGAGCTCCCTTGTATCTCAGAGGGAACATGCATTGAAGGAAATCAGTGAGAG ACAGACCAGAGAAATGAGTGAGACTGTAAGTGCCGTAGGAGTGCACTTCACTGATGATGACGTAAACAACCTGGCTGCCCGACATCTTGAAGACTCCCAGCTCATGGAGGTTCAGTGGGACTCCACCATCTCAGTCCTGAAGGAAGACCAAGAAAGGGACTTCAAGAATTTTGTAATGGAGTCCTTTGCTGGGCGAGAGATCACAACACCAGTGACTCCAAA AGACTTTATACTGGGCTCAGACACAGTAATGACAGAGGCGACCGAACCCACCCAGGAAGAAAGCTTTACCATACACCTTGGTGCACAGATGAAGCAGATGCACAATCTTCGTTTGCTGTCAGCAGATGTCCTGCAGCTGTGCAAATATCAGTCTCATGATGCTAG TGCCATTCCACCTCAGCGCATCCAGACATCAATGAGTCTCTATTCCCACAACCTAAATGGTCTTGTACTCTTGGTTGACGACCGAATCAACACCTACACAGGCATCAAGAGAG AATTTGGCCGAGTCTGTGGCAGAACGACTGAGTTGCACTTCCCTGACTTGGAAGATCAGTTAGAGGCCACCAGAGATTTGGTTCCTCAGGTTGTTCAGTGGCGTCGGGACCATCCTCCTCCACAGTATGATTGTGATGAGGAAGCAGCA cCTCCTCCTCCAGTGCCGCAACACCTCAAAGCTGGGGATTTCTACATCACACGCCACTCTAACTTGGCTGATGTGCATGTGGTGTTTCACATGATTGTGGACGATTCTCTACGTTCTGGGGACATCAATTCTCGCCATCCTGTCATACTAGGACTGAGAAATGTTCTCAAG ATTGCATGTCTGGGAGACATAACTACACTCACTATTCCCCTTTTGCTAACAAATTCCATGTCAGAG GAAATGACAATGTCTTGGTGCCAGAAGCGAGCAGAGCTGGTTTACAAGTGCATCAAGGGCTTCATGATGGAAATGGCATCCTGGGGTGGAGCCGAGATGAAAAACATGCAGTTTCTTGTCCCAAAG gGAATATCTGAAGACCTGTTCCAGCATTTGGCAGCCATGTTACCCAATATATTCCGGGTGTCAAATCCTTTGGTTGTTAAGTCTTCGTAA